The Arachis ipaensis cultivar K30076 chromosome B07, Araip1.1, whole genome shotgun sequence genome includes a window with the following:
- the LOC110264240 gene encoding uncharacterized protein LOC110264240 → MISSITNSMISPVPVDCIDCATNASVVSALNEGILAATEMAGLQKKPWVMINVNDDKDLHIRKAEFDPEDCPANCSRPCKIVCPANAISFLGKSASGTSFNTELPKVLMDGVITERCYGCGRCLPVCPYDKIMGANFPESAAGEHRVQEHRENEEQGMRNILNDYILIYRRMGVEAEKLHIIDKDCIEKGIVELICKHNIKKLVMGAASNKYHSSSFAKDTLYTQGTRDAGLI, encoded by the exons ATGATCTCTTCCATCACTAACTCTATGATTTCTCCGGTTCCAG TTGACTGCATTGACTGTGCTACTAATGCATCAGTGGTTAGCGCTCTGAACGAAGGAATTTTAGCTGCAACAGAAATGGCAGGTCTTCAGAAAAAGCCTTGGGTTATGATCAATGTCAATGATGATAAAGATCTTCATATTCGCAAAGCCG AATTTGATCCAGAAGACTGTCCAGCAAATTGTTCTCGCCCTTGCAAAATTGTGTGCCCTGCTAATGCAATATCATTCCTAGGGAAATCAGCATCTGGAACTTCATTTAATACGGAATTACCCAAAGTGTTAATG GATGGAGTCATAACAGAACGCTGCTATGGTTGTGGCCGTTGCCTTCCGGTTTGCCCCTATGACAAAATAA TGGGTGCTAATTTTCCAGAAAGTGCAGCCGGAGAGCATCGAGTTCAAGAACATCGAGAAAATGAAGAGCAAGGCATGCGTAATATTCTGAATGACTATATTCTTATCTACAGAAGAATGGGG GTAGAGGCAGAGAAACTGCATATTATTGATAAGGATTGCATTGAAAAAGGAATTGTAGAACTTATCTGCAAGCATAATATCAAGAAGCTTGTGATGGGAGCAGCTTCTAATAAGTACCATTCTAG TTCATTTGC